The Raphanus sativus cultivar WK10039 chromosome 2, ASM80110v3, whole genome shotgun sequence genome includes a region encoding these proteins:
- the LOC108818852 gene encoding protein RICE SALT SENSITIVE 3 isoform X2 codes for MGKVASDKCHKWVFKEPSESEPNLANYWQSSFDALPPEWTDQFESGIQTIAVIQAGHGLLQLGSCKIIPEDLHFVLRMRQLFESIGYRSGFYLSQLFSSNRTGVTPSSSLVPNQQPQSQPLGWGSHSPLLPSPGYQNQTLPASTRFGFLQESNAPPAPQMLPPMEEHEEDIKWPNGLSLFNALTGRADEASRLLFNQEHNPMNLENQNEFLSLESHPSKFRRSYTLPARMDSSSSSTSLDQQPLEFRNNSGSNAGMFPDVMETFLR; via the exons ATGGGCAAAGTTGCTTCTGATAAATGTCACAAGTGGGTATTCAAAGAACCATCTGAATCTGAACCCAATCTTGCTAATTACTGGCAGAGTTCTTTTGATGCT CTTCCTCCAGAATGGACTGACCAATTTGAATCAGGCATACAG ACAATTGCTGTGATTCAAGCTGGACATGGTTTGTTACAGCTAGGTTCTTGCAAGATT ATTCCAGAAGATCTTCATTTTGTGCTGAGGATGAGGCAATTGTTTGAATCAATTGGTTATCGATCCGGTTTTTACCTCTCCCAGCTCTTCTCTTCAAACCGAACTGGTGTGACTCCATCCTCATCCTTGGTTCCAAACCAGCAACCTCAGTCTCAGCCTTTAGGGTGGGGATCACACTCTCCATTGTTACCTTCCCCTGGTTATCAGAACCAAACACTACCTGCTTCAACAAGATTCGGTTTCCTTCAAGAAAGCAATGCTCCTCCTGCTCCTCAGATGCTTCCTCCCatggaagaacatgaagaagaCATCAAATGGCCCAATGGTTTATCTTTGTTCAATGCCTTGACTGGCCGTGCAGATGAAGCTAGTAGACTTCTGTTTAACCAGGAGCATAACCCGATGAATCTCGAGAACCAGAACGAGTTCTTGAGCCTTGAAAGTCATCCTAGCAAGTTTAGAAGAAGCTATACATTACCAGCAAGAATGGACTCTTCCTCATCATCAACCTCGCTGGATCAGCAACCACTAGAGTTCAGGAACAACTCTGGAAGCAATGCAGGAATGTTCCCTGACGTTATGGAGACGTTCTTGAGGTGA